The following nucleotide sequence is from Aneurinibacillus soli.
AGCGTACAGATGCAAATAACTCTTTATACAATAATTTCTCAAAAAGTTCAGCAACAGCCCCCGCTTCTAGCTTGCCTTCCTTTCCATCTTTTAACGCTTGAGTAAGTGTTTCATCGATATGCTCGGATAAATTGGCGTCAAGCTCTTGTACCATACTTTGTAATTTTGTTTTATAGATTTGGCCTACCTTATCATAATTGAGTTCTTTCTCGCTTATTACTTGCTGTAGCTCAGCAAAAGTAGCCACAACTTCTTTTGGATTAGTAGCTGCAGTATTTGTAGCTTTAATTGCAGTTGAATCGGTTACTTCTACTGCATTTTTTGCAGAAATCCATGCAACTTCTTTTCCAGTCGCCGCTCCTAATGCCCGGATATGAGCGAATACCGTACCATCCATTACATGAGCAGGAATGGTTTTATTATTGATTGTAATGGTTTGACCTACTTTATCATATGTGTAGGAAGTTCCAATGGTTTTAGCATATGTATCAATGTCCACATAAACTTTATCATTTTCCATATGGATTTTAGCTGTTGTTAAAAAATTTCCATTGATTTTAATCAATGGGTTTGTTCCTTTTTGAAACTCATGTGCAAATGCTGCAGATGGTGAAAGAAGTGAGCTAACCAGCGCGATACCTCCAAATATTTTGACTACCTTTAATTTCACTGTAAATTCCCCCTGTATATTTATTGAATATGATAATTGATATCAGTTACAAAAATGATCTTACAATACATACTAAATCTTTTGCAAGAGTTTTTTGAGAATATAACCAAAGAAAAAATGCAGCCGATCTCTTGAGTAAAGAGAGGCTGCATTTTTGGGGGAATTTACTTATTCAAAAGCTTTTTTTGTTAAGTAGCCGCTTAAAACTCGAATGGCCACTTCAATGGCATCCTCGCTCGGCTCGATCTTCGAATGATGCAGACCATATGGTGTATTCACACCAAGCCAAAACAGAAAGCCTGGAGTTTGCTCGAGGAAATAACCGAAGTCCTCACCTGTCATCGCGGTCGGGCATTCAATGAGCTCGGCTGTACCACTTTCACGTACCCAGTCCATAAAATTAAGGGTAATGTCTTCGTTGTTATACACCTGGCAGTAATTTGCGCCGTAATCAATTGATCCCTGACACTCAAATCCTGCTTCAATGCCATGCACAAGTGCTTCGATGCGAGATTTTACTTTGTGCATCGATTCCATCGATAGCGTACGGATGGTGCCTTCTAAGCGTGCATGCTCAGCAATAATGTTCTGCTTTGTGCCACCTTCGATTTTGCCAACTGTGACGACGGCTGAATCAAGTGGATCAATGTTGCGTGCCACAACGCTTTGCAGCTGTGTCGCCAAATGGGCAGCTGCGACGACCATATCGTTTGCTGTATGCGGAAATGCCGCATGACCGCCTTTTCCGTGCAGATCAATGAACAATTCAGACGTATTGGCAAATAGAATGCCTGGCTTTAAGGCTACAGAGCCGACTGGATGCTCCGGTGCGATATGCAGGGCGAAGATGCAATCCGGACGCCAAGCAGCAAATTCTTCACTTTCAAGCATCGGCTGAGCACCGCCTGGACCTTCTTCCGCTGGCTGAAAAATAAACACAAGATCATCTCGGACAGGATGATGGACAAAATGCGTGAGTACACCGAGTCCGATGGCCATATGCATATCATGACCGCATGCATGCATGTAGCCGGGATGTTCCGACTTAAAGTCATACGAGGTATCTTCTGTAATCGGTAACCCGTCCATATCAGCTCGGT
It contains:
- a CDS encoding N-acetyldiaminopimelate deacetylase, translating into MTTVNAQPFVSIRRHLHRIPEPGFAEFKTQKYLLDYLATLPQERMEHKTWRTGILVLVKGTNPTKRIGYRADMDGLPITEDTSYDFKSEHPGYMHACGHDMHMAIGLGVLTHFVHHPVRDDLVFIFQPAEEGPGGAQPMLESEEFAAWRPDCIFALHIAPEHPVGSVALKPGILFANTSELFIDLHGKGGHAAFPHTANDMVVAAAHLATQLQSVVARNIDPLDSAVVTVGKIEGGTKQNIIAEHARLEGTIRTLSMESMHKVKSRIEALVHGIEAGFECQGSIDYGANYCQVYNNEDITLNFMDWVRESGTAELIECPTAMTGEDFGYFLEQTPGFLFWLGVNTPYGLHHSKIEPSEDAIEVAIRVLSGYLTKKAFE